GGGCGTCTGTAGCTCCGCTCCGCACGATGGACAAAGCGGATTTGTAATCAGCGACCCGATCAATGGTCGCGTCTGTTGCTTCGAAAAACTCACCGGGTGGCTCCCACGTTAGATGTGCTCAGCGAAGACAATGGATCCGATGGCGTTGGAAGTTCCGACGCTGTCTGCGTTTCATCACGTCTCACGAATTGATCGACGACGTGCGCAGCGACGGAACGTGGAAACAGTCATTCAGGAAACTTTCAGCGGCGGCATAGCCTCCAGCCTTTGCTGCCCCTTCAGCTGCACACCGATAAGCGTCCGAAAAACTGGCTCGCGATTCTACTTCATTACACGCCGAGATGCGCGAAGGCAGAACTCAAAACCATCGCCTGAAGGCAGAACGGATGTACAGCACTGACCACCTTCTGAATCGCGAAACGTTCTGCCAGAGAATGCAGCAGCCTGTTAAGTCGCAGCAGCGCAGCCGTGACGCAGCTGGAGAAAACGTTTGTTGAGAAGCTCCGCACTTGAGCGCGCTTGACTGTGTGCCTATGCACAGAAAACAGGCCGCCGATGCGAGAAACATGGGCAGCGATTCCTTACTGAGTTCCGCGGTGGCCACGTACGAACTTTCTTAAGCCAATGGCGCGGCATTGTTTTTTCGCCGGTTTTGCTGTGACTGACCGTGCGCGAAGTGCGATGTCTTTGCTCTCGCTGGCGAGTTCTAAGGGATAACGGAATGCCGTTTGCATTTAAGGATTAACGGCTGATGCGAGGTTTAGATCCTGTGCACTGACTGGCGTTGCTTTGCGGTTCGTGCGTACTCAGGTCCAGACCTCCAGGAGAACCAAGCACTGCCGCACACAATCTTGCCTCGGGGACTGATCAAATGACGGAAGATGTGCTGACACTTATTCTAGCCGGAGGCGTCGGATCGCGACTGAGTCCGCTGACATCACATCGAGCCAAGCCAGCCGTGCCGTTCGGCGGGCAGTACCGAATCATCGACTTCGCGCTCAGTAACTGCCTTCACTCCGGATTGCGGCGGATTCTTGTACTCCCCCAGTACAAATCGCACTCGCTGAACAAGCATCTTCGCGATGGCTGGTCTGTCTTCAATCCGTCGCTTGGTGAGTACATTACTCCGATACCTCCCCAAATGCGCACGGACGATTCCTGGTATCAGGGCACTGCCGATGCCATCTACCAAAACCTTTTCCTGTTGGAACGTAGCGGTGCGAAATACGTGGTTGTCCTCTCCGGCGATCACATCTATCGCATGGACTATGCTGAATTGATTAACGTTCACAAGTTCATGGAAGCCGATGCGACGGTTGCGTGCATGGCGGTTGATCGCAAGTTGGCATCATCCTTTGGCGTCGTTGAAGTCGACAACCAATTGCGAATTGTTGATTTCGAAGAAAAGCCCGCCAGCCCACAACCCATGCCGGATCACCCTGACAAGGCGATGGCATCCATGGGAGTGTATGTGTTTTCAATCGACATCCTGATAGACACACTGCGAAACGACAGCACGAAGGCAGATTCGACTCGCGACTTTGGGTGCGACATTCTTCCCCGTCTAATCAAGGAAAAGGACGTTGTCGCCTACCAGTTTGGCACCGCGAATGGTCGAGTTTCAACGGACGGCTACTGGCGTGACGTGGGTACGCTCGATTCCTACTACGACGCAAACATGGACCTGTTGCGGCCCCTGCCTCCGATCGATCTGTATCAACCAGACTGGATGATCAGAACGGCGATTACTCAAAATCCGCCAGCTAGGACCGTCAGTGGTCCGACAGGCATTGAACCGCGGCTGATTAACTCGATCATTTCTCCGGGGGCGATTGTCGCGGGCGGAATAGTGGTAAACTCAATTCTGTCGCCAAACGTCCGTGTTGATGAAGGGGCTCATGTTTTTGACTCAGTCCTGTTTGACGGAGTCTCGGTTGGCACTGGTGCGCGAGTTTCTCGTTGTATTGTCGAGAAAGGCGTTAAGATTCCGCCGGGAATAATTCTCGATTACGATTCGGTGGCAGAATCTGGTGACTGTGTGATTTCAGACAACGGTGTCATCGTCATTCCGCAGGGATATTGCGAATGGGGACGGCACAGCGCCCGGAGTTCCGAAGAGTCTGATGACAGTGAGAGTCTCGCCCTGCACGCTGCCAGCTTCAGCTCCTGAATTTGCCGTTGATTGCTGCCAAGAGCCCAGCTCGAGCGAGCTTGCATATCGAGCCTGAATCACAATCATGTCAGGCATGACTAAACATCGCCTTATCGTCTTCTCTGATCTCGACGGATGTCTGCTGAACAAGCATGACTACCAGTGGCAAGATGCAAGACAGTGCCTTCTGGAACTGCGCGACCGCGGCGTTCCGCTGATATTGGCTTCCAGCAAGACTGTTGCCGAAATTGAGGCGATTGCGGCAGAGATCCCCTGCGTGAATTCTCCATTCATCTCAGAAAATGGTGGAGCTATCTGCTGGCGTTCACTTGCCACCGCAGGCGACCCTGAGATTCAGTGCGCGGGCGTTCCCCGGTCTGAAATCCTTGATCTGTTAGCCAAGCTAAAGTCACAGTTCCAATTCCGTTCCTTCCGTGATTTGGGTCTGAGTGGCGTCATGGAGAGCACAAGTCTGGACGCAGAGAAAGCGACCGCGGCGATGATGCGGCAAAGCACGGAGCCGTTGTTGTGGGACGATTCTGAAAATCAGCGAACGGAATTCGAACAGATTCTGCAGCAGCATAAACTGACGCTGACTAAAGGCGGCCGTTTTTGGCACGTAGCTGGAAAGATTTCGAAGGGCGATGCTCTGCGAAAAGTCGTCGAACGGTACCGCAACCCCGGCGCAGTGGTGGCGGCCATCGGCGACAGTCAAATTGACCAAAGCATGCTGGATGCCGCCAATGTGCCCATCGGAATTCGCGTTAATGGTATTCTTAGCGTCAACGTGTCGTGTCCGCCGGGAATTGTGCCTCAATCAGAAGGAGCCAGGGGCTGGGCGGAAGCGGTGACTGAACTTCTCCGCAATTTCGAATAGACTGAGCGTCTGGTCACACCAACTTCACTCTCCGGAAACAGCGGTACATGGCAGACTTTTCACAGAATGGCGTCATTGGCACTCTGCACAACCTTCGCAATCGATCGACAGAAGAACTTGAAGCGGAGCTCGTTGAATACTCTACAGAAACGCCAATGTCCCTGTTGCTGCCGTGCCTCTATTCCGAACTGGAAGGCCCGGCGATGGGGCCAATTGTCGAGGAACTCGCGAAGATACCTTACCTGTCCGAGATCATCATCGGACTCGACCGAGCCAACGAGACGCAGTTCGAGGCCGCTCGAAAATTCTTCGCGAAGCTGCCTCAGAACTTTGTCGTGCTTTGGAATGACGGCACGCGCCTTCGCCATGTCGACGCCGCTCTGCAGGAGGTTGGGCTGGCGCCGACAGAACCGGGCAAAGGCCGCAACGTCTGGTATTGTCTCGGCTACTTCCTGGCGTCTCAGACGTCAAAAGCTGTTGCGTTGCACGATTGTGACATACTGACCTACGACCGCAGCATCCCGGCCAGGTTACTTTATCCGCTGGCACATCCCCGTTTTAACTATCAGTTCTGTAAGGGCTACTACTATCGAGCCGCCGGCGGTCAGCTAAACGGCCGTGTCTTCCGGCTGTTGGTGATCCCGCTGATTCGAGCTCTCAAACAAGTTCTCGGTCGTCTTGAGTATCTCGACTACATGGGCAGCTTTCGCTACGCACTGTCCGGCGAATTTTCGATGAGGTCTGAGGTCGTCCAATCGCTGCGAATTCCTGCGGACTGGGGATTGGAAATCGGAACACTGTCAGAAATGTTCCGCAACTGCAGCACGCAACGCATCTGTCAAGTCGACATTGCCGACGCCTACGACCACAAGCATCAGCCCGTGTCGGAAGACAACCGAACCGGCGGCCTGCATCGCATGGCCAACGATATTTCCAAAGCGCTGTTCCGCAAACTGGCGGTTGAAGGCGTGGTCATCACCAGCAGCATGCTTAGAACTTTGAAAGCCTGCTACTATCGAACCGCTTTGGACGTTGTGGATCATTATCACAACGACGCCGTGATGAGCGGACTGGATCTCGACCGACACCAGGAAGAAGCAACAGTAGAGCTGTTTAGTCGAGTGATACTCGCCGCCGGCGATGAGTTCCTCACTCGTCCCGACGAAGCGCCTTTCATCCACAACTGGGCTCGAGTTCGAAGTGCACTGCCCGATGTTCTTGATCAGATCGTTGGCGCCGTGCAGGCTGACAACGCCTGACGTGCTCTGGAACTGCCACCGCGGCAACGAAGGATTCAGGAATTGGCGATCCACAAACACTGATACGGCTGAACAGCAATGCTTTCGGTGAGGTCGTCAAAGGTTGAGTTCGTTAGCAGGTCACGCCATTGGTTCAATGAAATCAGATTCAGGTCGGCCAAACGCAGCGTCTGAATTTCGGCCGTCATGTTGTGAATACAAAAGATGCTTTGGCTGCGATCCTGACTCTGTCGCCAGAACGCAAAGAATGGCTCCGTTAACTGCAAAGTGAACTGAGTCGCGCTGGGGTGAAAGCTGGGCTGCTGAGATCGGATGTGAACGCGCCGCAGAAGTTCGTTCGACACGATTGCCTGATTCGTCGACGAATCGCTTAACTGTTTTCTTAGCAGTTCGTCGTCCCACTTGTGACGGTTGATTGATCGGTTATGGCCGGTCCGATTCAAACCTTCTTCGTCGTTGGACGTCGCCAGAAGGCTGTGAATGTAAATCGCCGGAATCCCTTCCAGGCCCAGCATCACCGTCTGCGAACACATAAACCGGTCCACCTGCCAATCGTCTTCACCGTGAACGGTTCCTTTTAGTGCATCAAACAGCGACACGTTCAGTTCGTAAACACGCTCACTGCCATCGGCGCCTCGTCGAGTCGAAATGCGGCCTCCAAATCGTCGGATGGCTTCGATCATCTGTAACTGTTCGTCGTCAGACAGCAAACCTTCGGCCGGTCGCATACCGATTCCGTCATGCGAAGCCGTAAAGTTCAGATAGGTGCAGCCGAGCGGTGCTGGCGGCATGCTCATCATCCACCGCTTCAGGTATTCAGTTGTCCCGGTTAGCAGGGCGTGCACCAGCAACGGTGCGAGACTGAAGTTGTAGATCACATGAGCTTCGTTTCGGTTGCCGAAGTACGTCAGATTTTCATGATTCGGGACGTTCGTTTCGGTGATCAAAATCGTCCCCGGCGCGAAGCGGTCAAGAACACAACGAAGCAGTCGCACAACCTCATGAGTCTGAGGCAAATGGAGACATGTTGTGCCGGGTTCTTTCCAAAGGAATCCGATGGCATCCAGGCGAAAGATCCGAACACCGTGCTCAAGGTACAATCGAATGACACGCAGAAATTGAAGCAGCACTTGCGGGTTGCGAAAATCCAGATCAATCTGATCGTGGCTGAAGGTACACCAAACGTGCCGCATTCCGTCCGGAGTTTCGGTCGGTCGCAACAACGGACTCGCGCGCGGCCTGACAACCTGCGAAAGATCGTCCCCCGCATTTGCTTCGAAGAACCATGATGCTCCGGGTTCCTTTCCCTGCGTGTAGTTCTGGAACCATTCGCTTTGTGATGAGACGTGGTTCACTACGAGGTCGGCCATCAGACGATAGGAATCCGCAATCGCGGTAATGTCTTCCCATTCGCCCAGCTCGTCATTCACGCGCATGTAGTCGATGACAGCGAAACCGTCATCCGAACTAAACGGACAAAACGGCAGGATATGGACGCTGGAAATTGTGTCCTTAATGTGGTCGCTTAGAAACCGTTTAAGCGTGACCAGTGGAGCTTCGTCCGGCGCGACGATCGAGTCGCCGTACGTGATCAGCATGCAATCCGCTTCTGACCACAACTCAACATTAGGCGACGGGCTTCTCAGTTCGCCACGATCGAATTCGCCGGTGATCGCTCCAACAATCAGGTCTTCGTTGGCGTCGGGATACAGTCCGCTGATGTGCTGGAGAAGTTGAGCGTAGAAACTGGCAGACTGGAGGGGTGAAGGCATAGAAAAACCATCAATGCAGAATTCATCCGCACATAAAAAAGTTGCAGTGAATCTCGCCTGCCTTGGGCCAGATTATGCATGACAGATTCAGCTGCCGCAAGAGCGACTCGCCCGCTGCCATGAGGTTCGCACAACACGCAGGTGTTCTATTGCCTTCGACGCCGGGTAAAGTGTTCCGGCGAAAAACATGATGTATGCGTCACCGAACACAAGCACGACCTCCCGTAAGAGAAGCTCATGCCACCAACTGCTGGCGACTAAATAGATCCTTGTGAGCGATGAACCTCCGTAAGTCTAGCGGGCGCTTGTTAAGGTTGTTTGAGACAGGCATTCTGTCTCGGGAAAATGGTGTGCGAGGATTTGCCATCGTCGGAGCCGGTCGTCGGTTCGTTCACACTTGCCACGAATAGATGACCGAGCGGAGATGAAGGCAAATCCAGCTCCTTGCCTTTGTTGGTGAGGTTCGAGGGAACTCCACCAACGCGTATTTGCTAGCCCGACTCATTTTTTTCCTTGTTACAGGATTGCTCGCCGATTAGAGTCGAAACTCGAACACCACTTCAAAGGGCCTTTGGAAAATGAAACTACACGTACGACTAAGTCTTACGCTCTTAATCGCGTCATTGATGACCACATCGGCACATGCTGAAATAATGACGACAAATCGCACCGGTTTTGGTAACTTCAGCATCCCCGCACACAATATTTTGGAGGGAATTGCAGGGAATTGCACCGACGTTCAACGACGGATCTTTATTTGGGGCTAGTGTCCATCCGACCAGCGGCCCAATTTCATCGGTGACGAATGGCGACGTTGGATTCCGAGACTCTATCCACATTGCCACCGGCGGGATCATGACGATCGCTTTAGCTGAGCGGACGGATATCGACCAAATCAACAGCTACACAAGTTGGCGTTTCGATCGAATCGATCAGCGATATACGGTACTTTCGTCAACAAACGGCGTGACATACACGCCAATTCCAGACGGCACCAACGTCAACCAAGATCACGCCGACCCTGACGTGGATGGCGAGCAACTTGTTGAGCTTACGTCACTTGGGCTTACGGGCGTCACTCACCTGCGGTGGGATTTCTCCGTTCCACAACCTGCTGGATTTGCCGCGTACTCCGAATTCGCCGCATTTGGCAGCCCGTCCATAGTGTCCACAGTGCCGGAACCTTCAACCTTGTGCGTTCTAGTGTTTGGCTCATTGGGGGTTTGGGTTCGACGTCAGCGTTCACTGATGAAGTCGCATACTGAACTTCCGTAAGTTTAGTGGGCGCTTGTAATGGTTGTTTGAGACAGGCATTCCGTCTCGGGAAAATGGTGTGTGAGGATTTGCCTTCGTCGGAGCCGGTCGTCGGCTCGTTCACACGTGCCACGAATCGATGACCGAGCGGAGATGAAGGCAAATCCGGTCGGCCACCATCGGTGGCACTGCCTTTGTTGGTGAGGTTCGAGGGAACTTCACCACCACGACCAGCTATCCCTGCTGCTCGAACTGTTCCGGACTCATTCCGCCAAGAGCTGAATGACGACGCACTCGGTTACAGAACACTTCGATGTATTCGAAGATGCTCGCACGAGTTTCCTGCTGAGCAGCACACTCACGCTGCGCCTCACCTGCAGCACGTCACACATCAATGCGATCGGCCACTCTTCACGGTGCTGCTGAATGAACTGAAATCTCAGTTCTATTCGTTCGCGAAGAAGGCCGTCGCTTATTTTAAGATGTCACGCTCCAGACGAAGACGTATGACTTCCTTTCGCAGACGAGTCAGCTCTTCCTGATCGCTCTCAGAAATCCCGGAATCCAATGCGGCCCCCTTCCCGTACTTCTTACGCCACGTTCGCAACAAATTATCATTGATTCCCAGTTCACGAGCCGCCTGAGCGGTCGTGTAACCCTGATCCTCAACAAGTGACACCGCACTCCGACGAAACTCGTCGCTGTGCTTACGACGCAATCGCTTCTCTAACTTATTCTTCATCGTTAACGCTCCTTGCGTGCAATATTACACGCTTAATTGAGCGCCCACTATTCATAGGGTATTCCAGGTTCTGGCTCGTGGGAACCGGCCCACGTAGGACCAAAACCGATTTCCGCGGCCACAAGTCAGCGTGAAACGCTGTAAGAATGCAGAAACACGCTTCGGGCCAATCAGGTGCAGATCTTTTACGTTTTTTTTCGCAAGCGCGTCGTTCCCCGCTTAAAAAACGCGTCGAGCGCGGCCTTCCAATGGTTATCATGTCCGTGCGGCGCAATTGAATTTTCAATCATCAAGCGCGCTGCGTTCAAGAATCGTGCGTCAGTTCGAATCATTTCCCATTCGCAAACAAGCTCAGGCGATGTCGATCAACCACCTACTCTTTGGCTGCATCCTTGTAGCTTCGTCCTGCGTCGCGTCAGCTCAGGAAACGCGTTTGCGTCCACGAGTGACGTTCAGCCAGGTTTTGCGGCGTGAAGATGCCAACAAGGACGGAAAAGTCACCAAGGAAGAATTCAAAGCTTCGCCAAAATTGTTTGAACGTTTTGATCGTGACGGAGATGGCGTGCTTACCAAAACCGACTTTGCCGAAGCGGTAGCCCCACAGAACCGCCGCCGGATTGGGCAGAATGTCCCCGAAGACATGACCGTTCTTCGCGACGTCGTATTCGGCAAAGGTGGCGGCCGAGAGCTTACGATGCACATTGTGATGCCAAAGGAAAAAGCAACCGCCCCGGCACCGGTCTATGTGTGGATCCACGGCGGGGGATGGCTGGGCGGAAAAAAAGATGGTGGCATTGGCCAAACCGTTCCCCTGGTCCGCCGCGGATTTGTCGGCGCTACGATCGAGTACCGTTTGACTGGTGAAGCCGCATTCCCTGCGCAGATTGAAGACTGCAAATGTGCGATTCGCTACCTGCGAGCTCATGCCGAAACATACAACATTGACGCCGATCGAATCGCCGTCGGGGGCAGTTCTGCGGGCGGGCACCTTGCAGCGTTGCTCGGGACATCCGGCGGCGTCAAAGAACTGGAAGGCAGTGGCGGCTGGCCCGATCAATCCAGCACCGTGCAGGCAGTGGTTGATCTCTACGGACCAACGGATTTCAAAGCATTTGTCACGACAGAAGGGTTTGAAAGCCATAACCGAGCCGGATCGCCGGAATCGAAACTACTCGGCGGTGGTGAAGTGATCACCAATGTCGACGGTATCAAACGCGTTAATCCGATCACATACGTCGACGAATCGGATCCGCCGTTTTTGATCATTCACGGCACCAAAGACAGAACCGTTCCCGTGAATCAAAGCGAAGCCATTCACAAAGCACTGCAGGCCGCCAAAGTCAGCAGCAAGCTTCACGTAATCGAAGGAGCGGGCCACGGTGGCCCACAATTTTCCGATCCCGAAATTCGTGCGATGCAGGTCGACTTCCTGACGAAGACGTTCGGAATCGACGAATAGTTTCCCGGCGTTCGTGTTCGTGTGCGCAAAAATCAGCACTCAGTTTGCGGCGTGCCGATCGTAAGCAAGCCGCTGCGGCGAATCGTTGCCGACGGCGCTGCCCGTGTTGGATGAAGCAGGACGCTTCACTGCCGAATACCAGCGGTTACGTGATTCATAGCTGAGACTCATCAACGGATGGCCGCGACGTCAATCTACTGATACCACAATTCGGCGATAGCTGGTTAACGGTGGCGTCGCGTCGTCGGTGAGCGTCAAAATCACATGGAAGTTTTTTCCGGTGGCGTCGTCGGGAACCTGCACGATCGGCTGAGCGGTCTTCGCGTTCTGAATTGTGATCGTGTGGCTGCATGATCCAGGCTCATTGTAAATCCACCACGAATAGCCAAGTTGATCTCCATCAGGATCGGTAGAAGCGGCGGCGTTGAGCGTCAATTGATCGCCAGCCTTTGCCTTCAATTCGATAAGCCCGCGAGTCTTGTCTCCGTTGACGACAGCAACGGGATTGTGGTTGGCCTGGTCGTACGGCTTCACGCACCAGTCCATCCGTACGGCAAAGTCGTTCTGGAACGCTTCCCGCCAACGAAAG
This DNA window, taken from Fuerstiella marisgermanici, encodes the following:
- the glgC gene encoding glucose-1-phosphate adenylyltransferase, whose amino-acid sequence is MTEDVLTLILAGGVGSRLSPLTSHRAKPAVPFGGQYRIIDFALSNCLHSGLRRILVLPQYKSHSLNKHLRDGWSVFNPSLGEYITPIPPQMRTDDSWYQGTADAIYQNLFLLERSGAKYVVVLSGDHIYRMDYAELINVHKFMEADATVACMAVDRKLASSFGVVEVDNQLRIVDFEEKPASPQPMPDHPDKAMASMGVYVFSIDILIDTLRNDSTKADSTRDFGCDILPRLIKEKDVVAYQFGTANGRVSTDGYWRDVGTLDSYYDANMDLLRPLPPIDLYQPDWMIRTAITQNPPARTVSGPTGIEPRLINSIISPGAIVAGGIVVNSILSPNVRVDEGAHVFDSVLFDGVSVGTGARVSRCIVEKGVKIPPGIILDYDSVAESGDCVISDNGVIVIPQGYCEWGRHSARSSEESDDSESLALHAASFSS
- a CDS encoding HAD-IIB family hydrolase encodes the protein MTKHRLIVFSDLDGCLLNKHDYQWQDARQCLLELRDRGVPLILASSKTVAEIEAIAAEIPCVNSPFISENGGAICWRSLATAGDPEIQCAGVPRSEILDLLAKLKSQFQFRSFRDLGLSGVMESTSLDAEKATAAMMRQSTEPLLWDDSENQRTEFEQILQQHKLTLTKGGRFWHVAGKISKGDALRKVVERYRNPGAVVAAIGDSQIDQSMLDAANVPIGIRVNGILSVNVSCPPGIVPQSEGARGWAEAVTELLRNFE
- a CDS encoding glycosyl transferase, which encodes MADFSQNGVIGTLHNLRNRSTEELEAELVEYSTETPMSLLLPCLYSELEGPAMGPIVEELAKIPYLSEIIIGLDRANETQFEAARKFFAKLPQNFVVLWNDGTRLRHVDAALQEVGLAPTEPGKGRNVWYCLGYFLASQTSKAVALHDCDILTYDRSIPARLLYPLAHPRFNYQFCKGYYYRAAGGQLNGRVFRLLVIPLIRALKQVLGRLEYLDYMGSFRYALSGEFSMRSEVVQSLRIPADWGLEIGTLSEMFRNCSTQRICQVDIADAYDHKHQPVSEDNRTGGLHRMANDISKALFRKLAVEGVVITSSMLRTLKACYYRTALDVVDHYHNDAVMSGLDLDRHQEEATVELFSRVILAAGDEFLTRPDEAPFIHNWARVRSALPDVLDQIVGAVQADNA
- a CDS encoding sugar phosphorylase, yielding MPSPLQSASFYAQLLQHISGLYPDANEDLIVGAITGEFDRGELRSPSPNVELWSEADCMLITYGDSIVAPDEAPLVTLKRFLSDHIKDTISSVHILPFCPFSSDDGFAVIDYMRVNDELGEWEDITAIADSYRLMADLVVNHVSSQSEWFQNYTQGKEPGASWFFEANAGDDLSQVVRPRASPLLRPTETPDGMRHVWCTFSHDQIDLDFRNPQVLLQFLRVIRLYLEHGVRIFRLDAIGFLWKEPGTTCLHLPQTHEVVRLLRCVLDRFAPGTILITETNVPNHENLTYFGNRNEAHVIYNFSLAPLLVHALLTGTTEYLKRWMMSMPPAPLGCTYLNFTASHDGIGMRPAEGLLSDDEQLQMIEAIRRFGGRISTRRGADGSERVYELNVSLFDALKGTVHGEDDWQVDRFMCSQTVMLGLEGIPAIYIHSLLATSNDEEGLNRTGHNRSINRHKWDDELLRKQLSDSSTNQAIVSNELLRRVHIRSQQPSFHPSATQFTLQLTEPFFAFWRQSQDRSQSIFCIHNMTAEIQTLRLADLNLISLNQWRDLLTNSTFDDLTESIAVQPYQCLWIANS
- a CDS encoding PEP-CTERM sorting domain-containing protein, producing MTNGDVGFRDSIHIATGGIMTIALAERTDIDQINSYTSWRFDRIDQRYTVLSSTNGVTYTPIPDGTNVNQDHADPDVDGEQLVELTSLGLTGVTHLRWDFSVPQPAGFAAYSEFAAFGSPSIVSTVPEPSTLCVLVFGSLGVWVRRQRSLMKSHTELP
- a CDS encoding transposase, yielding MKNKLEKRLRRKHSDEFRRSAVSLVEDQGYTTAQAARELGINDNLLRTWRKKYGKGAALDSGISESDQEELTRLRKEVIRLRLERDILK
- a CDS encoding alpha/beta hydrolase fold domain-containing protein codes for the protein MSINHLLFGCILVASSCVASAQETRLRPRVTFSQVLRREDANKDGKVTKEEFKASPKLFERFDRDGDGVLTKTDFAEAVAPQNRRRIGQNVPEDMTVLRDVVFGKGGGRELTMHIVMPKEKATAPAPVYVWIHGGGWLGGKKDGGIGQTVPLVRRGFVGATIEYRLTGEAAFPAQIEDCKCAIRYLRAHAETYNIDADRIAVGGSSAGGHLAALLGTSGGVKELEGSGGWPDQSSTVQAVVDLYGPTDFKAFVTTEGFESHNRAGSPESKLLGGGEVITNVDGIKRVNPITYVDESDPPFLIIHGTKDRTVPVNQSEAIHKALQAAKVSSKLHVIEGAGHGGPQFSDPEIRAMQVDFLTKTFGIDE